The following coding sequences are from one Triticum dicoccoides isolate Atlit2015 ecotype Zavitan chromosome 4A, WEW_v2.0, whole genome shotgun sequence window:
- the LOC119289642 gene encoding LOW QUALITY PROTEIN: uncharacterized protein LOC119289642 (The sequence of the model RefSeq protein was modified relative to this genomic sequence to represent the inferred CDS: deleted 2 bases in 1 codon; substituted 1 base at 1 genomic stop codon), which yields MKNKSGRRRRNQNAHQKTTRNKAAAGDGNEDMLSKLPNDLLLNILERVDTLDAIRTCVLSKQMLKLPTMFSRFFLSVSSVPAYHDKARVSSLSVSDMLRTNSALAHVTDNILSTRSTEVAICKLKIRFILMQRDSLVIGNSVARAMATQKVDATEFEIVTEKAYKICSSDDLLQYGKQFNDFIGACPDAFAGLRCLWLRNMRFGELDIPNILSTCKLLESLRLTHCDSGIHSVVQVEHARLIELEVDNGKFERVELTCLPKLEQVTYNNWFSYEDPMYFGFVPQLSKLSLIKTGSRLQKTLELSQFLVNVPSISDLHLDFRSENIWVIPESPELLTPVLSKLQLVNLDHLPEGCDLAWTMFILEAAPSLKELCITVWDRCCIMFTGTEFRKENGLCDKADVKWKPYAPGFKHKNLVKLAIYGFQPDDNFVRYIRCLAEAAVNMAEISLHDRKVWALWXLGS from the exons ATGAAGAACAAAAGCGGTCGCCGAAGACGCAAT CAAAATGCGCAccaaaaaacaactcgaaacaaagccgCTGCTGGCGATGGGAACGAAGACATGCTTAGCAAGCTGCCCAACGACCTTTTGCTCAACATTCTGGAGAGGGTGGACACGCTAGACGCGATAAGGACCTGTGTCCTATCCAAGCAAATGCTGAAGCTCCCCACCATGTTCTCGCGGTTCTTCCTAAGTGTCAGTTCCGTTCCAGCCTACCATGACAAAGCTCGTGTGTCCAGCCTCAGCGTCAGCGACATGCTCCGAACCAACAGTGCTCTGGCTCATGTAACGGATAACATCTTGAGCACAAGGAGCACGGAGGTCGCCATCTGCAAACTCAAAATCAGATTCATTCTGATGCAGCGTGACTCCTTAGTCATTGGCAACTCTGTTGCCCGCGCCATGGCAACCCAGAAGGTTGATGCAACCGAGTTTGAGATTGTGACAGAGAAGGCTTACAAGATCTGCTCTTCTGATGATCTCCTCCAGTACGGGAAGCAATTCAATGATTTTATCGGTGCTTGTCCGGATGCATTTGCCGGCCTTAGGTGCCTCTGGCTGCGCAATATGAGGTTTGGTGAACTAGACATCCCCAACATCCTGAGCACCTGCAAGCTCTTGGAGTCTTTGCGCTTAACCCATTGCGACTCAGGGATCCATTCCGTGGTGCAAGTAGAGCATGCTCGACTTATTGAGCTCGAGGTTGACAATGGGAAATTTGAGAGAGTTGAGCTCACATGTCTGCCAAAACTCGAACAAGTGACCTATAATAATTGGTTCTCTTATGAAGATCCCATGTATTTTGGTTTTGTGCCACAACTTTCAAAGCTGAGCCTTATTAAAACTGGCTCCCGTTTGCAAAAGACCCTTGAGTTAAGTCAGTTCCTTGTTAATGTTCCTTCCATAAGCGATCTCCATCTGGATTTTAGAAGTGAAAATATTTGGGTTATCCCAGAAAGCCCGGAACTGCTCACCCCTGTGCTCAGCAAACTACAGCTTGTGAATCTGGATCATCTTCCCGAAGGATGTGATTTAGCTTGGACAATGTTTATTCTTGAAGCTGCACCCTCCCTAAAAGAGCTGTGCATCACAGTATGGGATCGTTGCTGCATAATGTTCACAGGCACAGAGTTCCGGAAGGAAAATGGTTTGTGCGACAAGGCAGACGTGAAGTGGAAGCCATATGCCCCTGGTTTCAAGCACAAGAATCTGGTTAAGCTCGCCATCTATGGCTTTCAGCCCGACGACAACTTTGTGCGATACATCAGGTGTCTCGCGGAAGCTGCGGTTAATATGGCAGAGATATCTCTGCATGACCGGAAG GTGTGGGCGCTGTGGTGACTTGGATCTTGA
- the LOC119289640 gene encoding uncharacterized protein LOC119289640: MDFLLQPINRTLLQEVNDNNSSREPMRFPVSAPVSAQAGLDVPAVAASSADDHICPEEAPAEARSADKEQGPEQSIEQLDPKTPGWTQRVRLGAAAPFRPPSADRITAFEKTVRQFAEDPGDIVIIPKI; encoded by the exons ATGGACTTCCTGCTGCAACCTATAAACAG AACACTGCTACAGGAGGTGAATGACAACAACAGCAGTAGGGAGCCGATGCGGTTCCCGGTGAGTGCGCCGGTGAGCGCGCAGGCTGGTTTAGATGTGCCAGCGGTGGCAGCTTCAAGTGCAGACGATCATATTTGCCCTGAAGAGGCCCCGGCGGAGGCAAGAAGTGCAGACAAGGAGCAGGGTCCAGAGCAGTCGATAGAGCAATTGGACCCAAAAACCCCAGGATGGACACAAAG AGTGCGTCTGGGTGCTGCTGCTCCATTCAGGCCTCCTTCTGCAGATAGAATAACAGCGTTCGAGAAGACCGTACGCCAATTTGCAGAGGACCCAGGGGACATTGTTATTATTCCAAAAATATGA